Proteins from a genomic interval of Micromonospora sp. NBC_00389:
- a CDS encoding FAD:protein FMN transferase: protein MGTAITLDLADDLPPARLRELADQVFAWMREVDARFSTYRTDSEVCRFDRGEVLLSEASADLRFVLEACADLWGATDGFFDAYATGRLDPSGFVKGWAAQVASDRLLAAGAANHCVNAGGDVRVRGFSPSGEPWRIGIRHPWDPMAACLVLAGTDLAVATSGVYERGRHVLDPRRGAPAGGLRSVTVVGTDLGVSDAYATAALAMGVAGIGWLDRLPDHTHAVITDDARQFVSAGMPRTD from the coding sequence ATGGGTACGGCCATCACCCTGGACCTCGCCGACGACCTGCCACCGGCGCGGCTGCGCGAGCTGGCCGACCAGGTCTTCGCCTGGATGCGCGAGGTGGACGCGCGGTTCAGCACGTACCGGACGGACAGCGAGGTGTGCCGCTTCGACCGGGGCGAGGTGCTGCTCTCCGAGGCGTCGGCGGACCTGCGGTTCGTGTTGGAGGCCTGCGCCGACCTGTGGGGCGCCACCGATGGGTTCTTCGACGCGTACGCCACCGGCCGGCTCGACCCGTCCGGGTTCGTCAAGGGCTGGGCGGCACAGGTCGCCTCGGACCGGCTGCTCGCCGCCGGCGCGGCGAACCACTGCGTGAACGCCGGCGGTGACGTGCGGGTACGCGGCTTCTCCCCGTCCGGCGAGCCGTGGCGGATCGGCATTCGGCACCCCTGGGACCCGATGGCGGCCTGCCTGGTGCTGGCCGGGACCGATCTGGCCGTGGCCACGTCCGGGGTCTATGAGCGGGGTCGACACGTGCTGGACCCGCGCCGGGGCGCGCCGGCCGGTGGGCTGCGATCCGTCACCGTGGTCGGCACCGACCTCGGGGTGTCCGACGCCTACGCCACCGCGGCGCTTGCCATGGGGGTCGCCGGGATCGGCTGGCTGGACCGTCTTCCCGACCACACCCACGCCGTCATCACC
- a CDS encoding FMN-binding protein — MRRAFLAITGLAASTTALVVLKGSPGTSQVAQDLPVGQSVNPTPQGVDPSAAPVGVAPTPSVAPNAPSSPKPSKSTARPSGTRTTAKAPTAPRTTTKAPQPTTRRVTGPGVDNEYGYVQVQIVVSGTRIIEAISLSLPSGGESDIHSGDVRDRYNGTGGEVVQKQSANLNTVSGATETSNSYKQSLRGAIEEAF; from the coding sequence ATGCGTCGCGCGTTCCTCGCGATCACCGGTCTGGCCGCCAGCACCACCGCGCTGGTGGTGCTCAAGGGCTCGCCGGGCACCTCCCAGGTCGCCCAGGACCTGCCTGTCGGCCAGTCGGTCAACCCCACCCCGCAGGGTGTCGACCCGAGCGCCGCCCCGGTGGGCGTCGCACCGACGCCGTCGGTGGCTCCCAACGCGCCGTCGTCGCCCAAGCCGAGCAAGAGCACCGCCCGCCCGTCCGGCACCCGCACCACCGCGAAGGCCCCCACCGCACCGCGGACCACCACCAAGGCGCCGCAGCCGACCACCCGCCGGGTCACCGGGCCGGGCGTGGACAACGAGTACGGGTACGTGCAGGTGCAGATCGTGGTCTCCGGCACCCGGATCATCGAGGCCATCTCGCTGTCGCTGCCCAGCGGGGGCGAGTCCGACATCCACAGCGGTGACGTCCGGGACAGGTACAACGGCACCGGTGGCGAGGTGGTGCAGAAGCAGAGCGCCAACCTCAACACCGTCTCCGGTGCCACCGAGACCAGCAACTCCTACAAGCAGTCGCTGCGAGGCGCGATCGAGGAGGCGTTCTGA
- a CDS encoding ferredoxin reductase family protein, which translates to MTHSHTHAAGRRTGTSSRHGGRTAEPVPPPIPDRRGPGGRRLLAVLLLVGLLASVLPWWLGTPAGSLKTTAATVTAAGRITGLVAGYLLLVQVLMMSRLPVLERWIGGEQLARWHRDVGATLLVAVLAHMSLILVGYADLRNHSVFAEVGVLLDDYEDMVSAFVATGIMMLVGFSSVRAIRRALPYELWHLLHWSSYLILLLGFGHQFSHGAQLYKPGPVRTGWIALYVLVVAALLWGRVIAPLAFNLRYRLRVADVVAESPDTISIYLTGERLGRLAMLGGQYFRWRFLTRGCWWQSHPFSVSAAANGRWLRLTVKVVGSHTADLRDLDPGTRVWAQGPSGTFTAAHRIGDRALLIAGGSGITPIRAMLEELPPGAALIYRARTPADVLLSHELDWLAQARDTSVWYVIGSRDDPGPRQLMSPDGLRQLVPDVARRDVYLCGPPGLVEQSVRALRRAGVPRRQIHLATFEL; encoded by the coding sequence GTGACGCATTCGCACACCCACGCCGCCGGCCGCCGCACCGGGACCTCGTCCCGGCACGGCGGCCGGACGGCTGAGCCCGTACCCCCGCCGATCCCGGACCGGCGCGGACCCGGCGGCCGGCGGCTGCTGGCCGTGCTGCTCCTGGTCGGCCTGCTCGCCAGCGTGCTGCCGTGGTGGCTGGGCACCCCCGCCGGCTCGTTGAAGACCACCGCGGCCACCGTGACCGCGGCCGGCCGGATCACCGGCCTGGTCGCCGGCTACCTGCTGCTGGTGCAGGTGCTGATGATGAGCCGGCTGCCGGTGCTGGAGCGGTGGATCGGCGGCGAACAACTGGCCCGCTGGCACCGCGACGTCGGTGCGACCCTGCTGGTCGCCGTGCTGGCGCACATGTCGCTGATCCTGGTCGGCTACGCGGACCTGCGTAACCACTCCGTGTTCGCCGAGGTCGGCGTACTGCTCGACGACTACGAGGACATGGTCTCGGCGTTCGTCGCCACCGGCATCATGATGCTGGTCGGGTTCAGCAGCGTGCGGGCGATCCGCCGGGCGTTGCCCTACGAGCTGTGGCACCTGCTGCACTGGTCCAGCTATCTGATCCTGCTGCTCGGCTTCGGGCACCAGTTCAGCCACGGTGCGCAGCTGTACAAGCCCGGGCCGGTGCGCACCGGCTGGATCGCCCTCTACGTGCTGGTGGTCGCCGCCCTGCTCTGGGGTCGGGTGATCGCGCCGCTGGCGTTCAACCTGCGGTACCGGCTGCGGGTCGCCGACGTGGTCGCGGAGAGCCCGGACACCATCTCCATCTACCTCACCGGTGAGCGGCTGGGCCGGCTGGCGATGCTCGGCGGGCAGTACTTCCGCTGGCGCTTCCTCACCCGGGGCTGCTGGTGGCAGTCGCACCCGTTCTCCGTCTCCGCTGCGGCCAACGGCCGCTGGCTGCGCCTCACCGTCAAGGTGGTCGGCTCGCACACCGCCGACCTGCGCGACCTGGACCCGGGCACCCGGGTCTGGGCGCAGGGCCCGTCGGGCACCTTCACGGCGGCGCACCGGATCGGCGACCGGGCGCTGCTGATCGCCGGCGGCAGCGGCATCACCCCGATCCGGGCCATGCTGGAGGAGTTGCCGCCGGGCGCCGCGCTGATCTACCGGGCCCGCACCCCGGCCGACGTGCTGCTCAGCCATGAGCTGGACTGGCTGGCCCAGGCCCGGGACACCTCGGTCTGGTACGTCATCGGCTCCCGCGACGACCCCGGCCCCCGCCAGTTGATGAGCCCGGACGGGCTGCGGCAACTGGTGCCCGACGTGGCCCGGCGCGACGTCTACCTGTGCGGGCCGCCCGGGCTGGTCGAGCAGTCGGTGCGCGCGTTGCGCCGGGCCGGCGTCCCCCGCCGGCAGATCCACCTGGCCACCTTCGAGTTGTAG
- a CDS encoding DUF1501 domain-containing protein, which produces MEKTVYNSFPLHPECPDLRRLADNPAEALLRAEADLVAAENAAEADRYRTLEDLEEAQQDGRGVTRRTFVAGAAATATALATAQFVTTSASFAATKTGTLIHVFLYGGLDGLSLVAPDGDAVLAKARPDLLLGNDSLALGRGFKLTSAFKPLEQWLKAGQLGFIPAVSDERLSRSHFQAADACNLGGLPNETGGRGWLDGLVDNLGKGTAFRSVGIGSTLPRSLVGNNGALSLNNVGSLRLNGDERFRAATEKAIKGLFTGINHPVEEAVQEGMGALATAQKLAAKPYQPAAGVTYEGVGNAFKQLAQLIKGGANVRVATVGMGGYDTHENQGTREGGQLHRRLNELASAMAAFFTDLGPQAADVTIMVSSEFGRRVGSNGGGTDHGHGGVVTLLSGKKLAGSLLGTWNGLDKLDSGDVPEYNNMFNVYGAVAQGRFGLTNAEVDKVFPRQKYAPMKLYA; this is translated from the coding sequence ATGGAGAAGACTGTGTACAACTCTTTCCCCCTGCACCCTGAATGCCCCGACCTGCGGCGGCTGGCCGACAACCCGGCCGAGGCGCTGCTGCGGGCGGAGGCCGACCTCGTCGCCGCCGAGAACGCCGCCGAGGCCGACCGCTACCGCACCCTGGAGGACCTGGAGGAGGCCCAGCAGGACGGTCGCGGTGTCACCCGGCGGACCTTCGTCGCCGGTGCCGCGGCCACCGCCACCGCGCTGGCCACCGCCCAGTTCGTCACCACCTCGGCGTCGTTCGCGGCGACCAAGACCGGCACCCTGATCCACGTCTTCCTCTACGGCGGGTTGGACGGGCTGAGCCTGGTCGCACCGGACGGCGACGCGGTGCTCGCCAAAGCCCGCCCCGACCTGCTGCTCGGCAACGACTCGCTGGCCCTGGGCCGCGGCTTCAAGCTGACCAGCGCGTTCAAGCCGCTGGAGCAGTGGCTCAAGGCTGGCCAGTTGGGCTTCATCCCGGCGGTCTCCGACGAGCGGCTGTCGCGCAGCCACTTCCAGGCCGCGGACGCCTGCAACCTGGGCGGGCTGCCGAACGAGACCGGCGGCCGGGGCTGGCTGGACGGCCTGGTCGACAACCTCGGCAAGGGCACCGCCTTCCGCAGCGTCGGCATCGGCAGCACGCTGCCCCGCTCGCTGGTCGGCAACAACGGCGCGCTCTCGCTGAACAACGTCGGCTCGCTGCGGCTCAACGGCGACGAGCGGTTCCGGGCCGCCACCGAGAAGGCGATCAAGGGGCTCTTCACCGGGATCAACCACCCGGTCGAGGAGGCCGTGCAGGAGGGCATGGGCGCGCTGGCCACGGCGCAGAAGCTCGCCGCCAAGCCGTACCAGCCGGCCGCGGGGGTCACGTACGAGGGCGTCGGCAACGCGTTCAAGCAGCTCGCCCAGCTGATCAAGGGTGGCGCCAACGTACGGGTCGCCACCGTCGGCATGGGTGGCTACGACACCCACGAGAACCAGGGCACCCGCGAGGGCGGCCAACTGCACCGCCGGCTGAACGAGCTGGCCAGCGCCATGGCCGCGTTCTTCACCGACCTCGGCCCGCAGGCCGCCGACGTGACGATCATGGTGTCCAGCGAGTTCGGGCGCCGGGTCGGCTCCAACGGCGGCGGCACCGACCACGGGCACGGCGGGGTGGTCACCCTGCTGTCCGGCAAGAAGCTGGCCGGCTCGCTGCTCGGCACCTGGAACGGCCTGGACAAGCTGGACTCCGGTGACGTGCCCGAGTACAACAACATGTTCAACGTCTACGGCGCGGTCGCGCAGGGCCGGTTCGGGCTCACCAACGCGGAGGTGGACAAGGTCTTCCCCCGCCAGAAGTACGCCCCGATGAAGCTGTACGCGTGA
- a CDS encoding DUF1800 domain-containing protein, whose amino-acid sequence MADQNVPPRRPRDDRGWDGRQHHTSDGYGDHNPSASYGHDSPHTYQGGYPQADPREQYADGYAHAGHPAPAPRGPQWVGPEGLGRPAPARPAGTGLPTLDDDDEPGRKVGRRKAIVALGGTAAVVAGGAALAMTPQFRSLFGDEAAADATGSTVTDGTAARPSGQQPSTVRTYTEQNESYMGSRAGEALKKNSPTGGRTFSGPAAAAAETKVTVKTVLAKDPILHLARRATFGATPAVVADIKKLGIDGWIRAQLDPDKLEPSKAELKLAELPTQKLTVQQLRDQRDTLNDQGAQPEREMVDATIARQIWSKRQLFEVMVDFWNDFLHVAADFDGGEVYRNSFDKDVVRAHALGSYPEMLVAANKHPALLIYLNQKDSRKDAINENLARENLELYSVGVDGGYKEPDVRQAALLQTGRGVQDGKYVFRPEQHYVGKVKILTFTHANNSSDPKKAEAAIDAYITYIALHPSTAKYVAQSLATRFVSDTPPKSLVDRMAKTYSTNNGMIKPVLMTLFSSSEFWAAVGQKVRRPMEYLAATYRTLGVSPDASPKHNNGDSKRTPYARGLRQIHDKLRELGQYPMGQPTPDGYPDVYVAWTSAGTMVNGWNEAGELLAGYRTVFTYTAPEKLVAKPPATAGAYVDALAQRLVNQKLTAREKNLVLGVAGVPANAKVDATFNGAITAVARAILASPQHHLR is encoded by the coding sequence ATGGCCGACCAGAATGTGCCACCACGTCGACCGCGGGACGACCGCGGCTGGGACGGACGCCAGCACCACACCTCGGACGGGTACGGCGACCACAACCCGTCCGCGTCGTACGGGCACGACTCGCCCCACACCTACCAGGGCGGCTACCCGCAGGCCGACCCGCGCGAGCAGTACGCCGACGGGTACGCGCACGCCGGACACCCCGCTCCCGCCCCGCGTGGACCGCAGTGGGTCGGCCCGGAGGGTCTTGGCCGCCCGGCCCCGGCCCGGCCGGCCGGCACCGGACTGCCCACCTTGGACGATGACGACGAGCCGGGCCGCAAGGTCGGCCGGCGCAAGGCAATCGTGGCGCTCGGCGGCACCGCCGCCGTCGTCGCCGGTGGCGCGGCACTCGCCATGACCCCGCAGTTCCGCAGCCTGTTCGGTGACGAGGCGGCGGCCGACGCGACCGGCAGCACCGTCACCGACGGCACCGCGGCTCGGCCCAGCGGCCAGCAGCCCAGCACGGTGCGCACCTACACCGAGCAGAACGAGAGCTACATGGGCTCCCGCGCCGGCGAGGCGCTGAAGAAGAACTCGCCCACCGGTGGGCGCACCTTCTCCGGCCCGGCCGCGGCCGCGGCGGAGACCAAGGTGACCGTCAAGACGGTGCTGGCCAAGGACCCGATCCTGCACCTGGCCCGGCGGGCCACCTTCGGGGCGACGCCCGCGGTGGTCGCCGACATCAAAAAGCTGGGCATCGACGGCTGGATCCGCGCGCAACTGGACCCGGACAAGCTCGAACCGAGCAAGGCCGAGCTGAAGCTCGCCGAGCTGCCCACCCAGAAGCTCACCGTGCAGCAGCTGCGCGACCAGCGCGACACGCTCAACGACCAGGGCGCCCAGCCGGAGCGGGAGATGGTCGACGCCACCATCGCGCGGCAGATCTGGTCCAAGCGCCAGCTGTTCGAGGTGATGGTCGACTTCTGGAACGACTTCCTGCACGTCGCCGCCGACTTCGACGGCGGCGAGGTGTACCGCAACTCGTTCGACAAGGACGTCGTGCGGGCGCACGCGCTGGGCAGCTACCCGGAGATGCTGGTCGCCGCGAACAAGCACCCCGCGCTGCTGATCTACCTGAACCAGAAGGACTCCCGCAAGGACGCGATCAACGAGAACCTCGCCCGGGAGAACCTGGAGCTCTACTCGGTCGGCGTGGACGGCGGCTACAAGGAGCCGGACGTGCGCCAGGCAGCCCTGCTCCAGACCGGCCGCGGCGTCCAGGACGGCAAGTACGTCTTCAGGCCCGAGCAGCACTACGTCGGCAAGGTGAAGATCCTCACCTTCACGCACGCGAACAACTCGTCGGACCCGAAGAAGGCCGAAGCCGCGATCGACGCGTACATCACCTACATCGCGCTGCACCCGTCGACCGCGAAGTACGTGGCGCAGAGCCTGGCGACCCGGTTCGTCTCGGACACCCCGCCGAAGTCCCTGGTGGACCGGATGGCCAAGACGTACTCCACCAACAACGGCATGATCAAGCCGGTGTTGATGACGCTGTTCAGCTCCTCGGAGTTCTGGGCCGCGGTGGGGCAGAAGGTGCGCCGGCCGATGGAGTACCTGGCCGCCACGTACCGCACCCTGGGCGTCTCGCCGGACGCGTCGCCGAAGCACAACAACGGTGACAGCAAGCGCACCCCGTACGCCCGCGGCCTGCGGCAGATTCACGACAAGCTGCGCGAGCTGGGCCAGTACCCGATGGGCCAGCCCACCCCGGACGGCTACCCGGACGTCTACGTCGCCTGGACCTCGGCCGGCACCATGGTCAACGGCTGGAACGAGGCCGGTGAACTCCTCGCCGGCTACCGCACCGTCTTCACGTACACCGCGCCGGAGAAGCTGGTCGCCAAGCCACCGGCCACCGCCGGGGCGTACGTGGACGCGCTCGCCCAGCGGCTGGTGAACCAGAAGTTGACCGCCCGCGAGAAGAACCTGGTCCTCGGTGTGGCCGGTGTACCGGCGAACGCCAAGGTCGACGCCACGTTCAACGGGGCCATCACCGCCGTCGCGCGGGCGATCCTCGCTTCCCCCCAGCACCACCTCCGGTGA
- a CDS encoding DUF3040 domain-containing protein has protein sequence MLSKEDQRRFDQITRQLRESDPAFFNRLDHRVRARRGRYLMLLTIVLWASLPAMTVFAGRLAGAICAVVLVANAAIMWRFRRRWT, from the coding sequence ATGCTCAGCAAAGAGGATCAGCGCAGGTTCGACCAGATCACCCGTCAGCTCCGCGAGAGTGACCCGGCTTTCTTCAACCGGCTGGACCATCGGGTCCGAGCCCGCAGGGGCCGTTACCTGATGTTGTTGACCATCGTGCTGTGGGCGTCGCTACCGGCGATGACCGTGTTCGCCGGCCGGCTGGCCGGTGCGATCTGCGCGGTGGTACTGGTGGCCAACGCCGCGATCATGTGGCGGTTCCGCCGCCGCTGGACGTGA
- a CDS encoding SWIM zinc finger family protein: MSQPSGDRFADYGRPRRVDGGLRARSARGAIGQSWWSRRFLEVLESFALGTRLTRGRSYARAGQVLKLDIAPGLVSAVVQGSRPQPYQVSIALAPFPAGLWSRIEEELAGQAFFSARLLAGDLPDELEELFVAAGAPLFPTGVDELTQRCSCPDFAVPCKHLAATFYLLAEAFDADPFELLHWRGRARAELLDRLRTRRAEATGAPVSPGPVTASPDPDTQSIPDGGGSAVGVAAPPAGAARALAGLSATSLAEAVDRFWLPPVPLPDRPPRLATGPDLLLRQLGPPAPAIGGPGLLERLRRAYRALGPTDR; the protein is encoded by the coding sequence GTGAGTCAGCCGTCCGGTGACCGGTTCGCCGACTACGGCCGTCCCCGGCGGGTCGACGGCGGCCTGCGGGCGCGCAGCGCCCGGGGCGCGATCGGCCAGTCCTGGTGGTCGCGGCGCTTTCTGGAGGTGCTGGAGTCGTTCGCGCTCGGCACCCGGCTGACCCGTGGCCGGTCGTACGCGCGGGCCGGGCAGGTGCTCAAGCTCGACATCGCACCCGGGCTGGTCAGCGCCGTGGTCCAGGGCTCCCGGCCGCAGCCGTACCAGGTCTCCATCGCGCTGGCGCCGTTCCCGGCCGGGCTCTGGTCCCGGATCGAGGAGGAGTTGGCCGGGCAGGCGTTCTTCAGCGCCCGACTACTCGCCGGGGACCTCCCCGACGAGTTGGAGGAGCTGTTCGTCGCCGCCGGTGCGCCGCTCTTCCCCACCGGAGTGGACGAGCTGACCCAGCGGTGCAGCTGCCCCGACTTCGCGGTGCCGTGCAAGCACCTCGCGGCCACCTTCTACCTGCTGGCCGAGGCGTTCGACGCGGACCCGTTCGAGCTGCTGCACTGGCGCGGCCGGGCTCGCGCGGAGCTGCTCGACCGGCTCCGGACCCGGCGGGCCGAGGCCACCGGCGCACCGGTGTCGCCCGGACCGGTCACCGCGTCGCCCGACCCGGACACGCAGTCCATTCCGGACGGAGGCGGGTCCGCGGTGGGCGTCGCCGCACCGCCGGCCGGCGCGGCCCGGGCGCTCGCCGGGCTGTCGGCCACCTCCCTGGCGGAGGCGGTGGACCGGTTCTGGCTGCCGCCGGTGCCGCTGCCCGATCGGCCACCCCGGCTGGCGACCGGGCCGGATCTGCTGCTGCGCCAGCTCGGCCCGCCGGCGCCGGCAATCGGCGGGCCGGGACTGCTCGAACGGCTGCGCCGGGCGTACCGGGCGCTCGGCCCGACCGACCGGTGA